One Salvia splendens isolate huo1 chromosome 1, SspV2, whole genome shotgun sequence genomic window, gTTATTAAAGTCTGTGTTATTCACTAGTATAAATTTTTTTGGCAGATGGAGTATATACTGAATACAGAttctatttaatatttatttcaatGATATTAATTTTAGAAACGGAATGATGAAAAACAGAAAATACTGTGTTCTAAGTACTGagaaatattattattcattGAAAAAATAGTCAAGCGGGGATAGCTCAGTTGGGAGAGCGTCAGACTGAAGATCTGAAGGTCACGTGTTCGATCCACGTTCACcgcattttttatttcttattttttatttcattttctacagtattaattttttcatgttttaatttttcatatcATTAGTGGTAGGATAAATAAACTATGATTTGGTGCGGCAGTAACCACTAATCCACTATGTTGCATTCTGCCAAAGCTCAAACAATATATCCAATTTTAAACATTGATGATACAGAGTAATACAAATAAATACTATTCAACATATCAGTTACACAAAAAAATAACCAAGAACATCTCTACTCATGTTTCCTCCCTCTCTATATTGTACAACAATCACAATCTCAATCACAAACCAACCGAATAAAACTGTGCAATTATGTGATTACAGCAGTCATGCCTTGAACGTTGATGGGTCATGATCCCTTCCCACTTCGTTGCTTCTTCTCTTCGAGCATGGCAGCCTCATTCAACATATCAGCTGCGTCCTTGTGCATGTCAAGCTTGGCAAGGGCCACGGCCTGCATGTAAAATGCTGTTGACCAATCTGGGTAGATGCATTGAGCTTGCATTGCATCCCGAAGTGCAGCATCTGGCTGGTCACACATGAGATAACAAAGACTTCTCCGAGCATGAACAGTTGGTGAAATCATCGTACCCACATCAATGAACTGCAAATATAAACACCCAGTATATGTGTGTGCCGGGGAAACTAAATAAGGAAAAAGGCTCGTTTAATTGATAAGCTGCCGGATAAGAGGGACTAATCATGAACTTGACTAAAATTACCTGAGAATAGCAATCAATAGCAGTTTTAAAATCTTTATCGCGGAATGCCAAGTCCCCTCTTTTCCTAGCGTCCAACATATCTCTCATTTGTTGAGTCCATTCTTGAAAAGATAACTATTTGACATATGCACTTCAGAATACAGAtcaatatcaaaataaaattcacGATAGCACTTTAGCTAGCGCAGTTTACCTCATTGGTTCCCTCGTCATCCTTGTAGTGCTGCATCACCAAAAACTGATGAATAGCTGTGAGATCCATTCGTGAACAGGCATCACCCATTGGAGAGAGTGGATGAGGAGGTGGAGATGGCGTTTCTTCTTGCTTTGGAATTCCCAGCATCACATAAGATGGAACCTacaatgaataatttatccaaTAACAACACATAATTAGACTAGCATGCCAAAAAAATAGCAACACATAATTAGCCTAGCATGCCGAAAAAACATACTATAAGAGAGAATCAAGTAGCATTCGGAGAAAAGAATATGAAAGAACAAAATGAGAGAGGGATGATAAATATCCAACCACAGTTTACGGTATGCATCAAAAATACAGGAACAGCAGATAATAATTGTATATTTTACTATTGCAGGGATTAAACAGGTATAAATATGAATCTTTTAAAAGCAAAGGATATTATTAGAACTTGCATCATTCTTATTTTGCAAAGGGGCAAGTGTGGAAACGAGATCTGTTGTCTTTGGCCTCTCCCTTGGCTCATACTGCAAACACTGTGAAGCAAGATCAAAAACAGCAGTGGCCTCTTCAGTTGAAAAATTCCCCTCTAAATGGGAATCCATTAGTAGAAGAATATTCTTTCCCCGTATCATATCAAGTGCCTGAAATGTAGAAAATTATTATAAGATGACAGTCACCAAAAAATTCAGTAACAGCACAATATcaatagaaaaaattataatcAGAGCAACATGTGTGCACCACAACCATGACAGTGACAACATAACGTGAAATACAAAAAAATGTGAAACCGGAATAAGCAGGTCAACAAAAAAGCCAATCAACATATATTCTCACTTGAGAAAATAATGCCGAACCCACTAATTCATTGAGGAATCGTTTTAGCAGGAATATATACCAAGTCTTGGGAAAGTGTTCAAAAGAATATCGGTGTAATagtgagagagaaaaatatatCAGGATGAATAAGTGATCAAATATTGGTTAAGAGAAGTGAATTCATGTACTCCATCTGTCctactcaagatgtccacctttCCTATTTAATTTGTCCTACTCAAAATGTCCATTTTCCATATTTGGAAACAAATCCCTCTCTACtatctcctcattaaaatattcaatcaccTTTTTCACTCTACTTTATTATACTCAACTGCTCAACCTAAAATCACGTGCCattcaagaatgtggacatcttgaatggggcggagggagtatttctatACATGTTTTCACTTGTACAAATCCATCCAAAGTTCTTCGTTGGGGTTAGTGGAGGAGAATTTCAAATCATAGCAAAAATCATAAATAGCAAAATGCAAATACGTACATGACTTGGAGGAATATGCTTTCCACTAAGAAGATCCAGAAGGACGGTTCCAAAGCTGAAAACGACACTTTCCTGAGTGACCCTCCCTGCAAGAGATTTCCGTCACATGCTAATACTcttgagaagaagaaagaatagAGGAAAATGTAACATAACACAACCAAATCAGGAAAAGCAAAGGTGCttaaataaaaatcatcaatttAGAACTATTTTTCCAACTCAATATTAGGACAATTCAATTCACAGTTTCTTCACTGACACGTATATACTCCAGAATATACCATCTCTACATGACAGTAAACCTAAGTCAGCTCTGAGAGCTAACAACTGCTATGCATAGGTTTTGTACTGATTTTCAAATAAAACCTTATTTTCCCATGCTAATGTATAATGGTGCAAGTAAACTAAGCTCAGGCATATTGCTCAAAATCTTGGAGAATTTTTTGATGCTCACCCTTGCAGCACTAAGTCACACCAACATTTAAAAAGCCATGATCCGCAATGGAAAACATATAAAAATTGGTTTATAATATAAAGAACTTTAAAAACTCAGTCTAACTTACCATTTCTTAGATACTCTGGAGGTGTATATGCAAGATTTGTGCTATAACTTTTACCATCCCTGCTATTCTTCATCAACCCAAAACAGGAAAGACGCGGGTCTCCATTCTGCGAAAACTAACCTCATCAACAAATgtacacattaaaaaaaaaactaaggcCCAACTGCATGCAAAATATGCATATAGCAAGACTGAAAAACACCCTAGCTTAGATATAGTAATAGAACAAGAAAATGCTTCAAAAGCTTAAAATAATTAACCTCGTCAAAGAGAACCCTGTAAGCATTTAAGTCATGGTACAGGGGGCGACCTTCCCTGGTGCAATAATCAAGCGCTTCAGCAATATATAGAGCAACTCTCAAACGCATGGTCCACTCAGGGGTTTGATTCTCCCCTGCAGAAGGTGGAGAAGAAAACTTAGGATAGAATTGAGAGATAAATAAAGGGCATCATAAATTCAATTTCACAGTTTCTATAGAAATGCTCAATGGCGGAGAAAGACAAGCCCATCCTTGTGCACCCCCTTTAGCAAGCAGAAAGCCAGAACCACGACGAAGGTAATTAATACGACTGATACAAAACATTAAGGTACCAAAGTCTGTACCAGATTGCTACCAAGgataataagaaaataatatgattTTCTCATAATCCCATGTTGCAGGAATGAATGAAAAAAGGCATAGATATGATCCAAAAACTCAGAATCAAAAGAACTATAATGATTAATGAGACAAAGGAACTATGATGATTTAGCAGTACAAGAAGTTCCTAGAGTATCTATTTTATCTGGCAAATCAAATGGTTATCtctaattaacaaaaaaaatcacaacaatccttaagaaattatttaacaCGTTTTACATTTGAACACGGCCAACATTGTTGATGGCTAAGAGAAACTTCGTGACAGACCTCAGGAAGTTTTTAAGTTTATTGAGCTCATTAAGGTTAGCCTAACTACTCAACCTTATTATGGCTAAGGTTAGCCCTCAGACAATAAGCAGATAACTTGCTACAGAATACAGACACTCCTTATTTTCCCTATGCCCATAATAAAATCATCCTCCTGGATGATCCAAATCTTATTCCATGTTTCTTACATCAGTAATTGTCGCAGTAAAGGGGCAACCATACTcgaaaaaagaaacaaatatccAAGGGCCAAGCCTTCACCCTTGGTTCCTTCCATCATTCATCCTGAAAACACTCAGAACTCCCCCAATAAAAGAGTTTTAAAGACCAAGAGCACAGACAGCCTCACAATCTAGCCATTAGCCATAACATGCTTTAAACAGCAATCAGTATACCAACTCTACAGAATCACCCCCAAAAAGAGGTGGTCCTTGGATTTGACAAAAATGTGTAATGCCAATCAAAGACAAACTAAGCACAGATTTAAGTTCACTTAAATTCAACAACAGAGCCTTACAGTGAAATAAATGCTTAGCGAGAGTCTCATTCGGCATAAATTCAGCAACAAGCAGCCTCTCATCCCCATCGCAACAATAGCCTATCAGATTAGCCAGCCTCTTATGCCTCAGCTTCCCCACCTCCTTCGCTTCCTCCTACACATCAATCGAGACATATCAAAAACTCAAAACCTAGTTCCCAGCTCATTAAATACCAATCAAATTAAATACGATACACACGGCAAACTGTTTAGGATCAGGCCACGCCATTTTCGTGAACTTCTTCACTGCGATCCAGCGCTGGTTGTGCAGGCGTCCTTCGTAGACGACATTGGGCGCTTTCTCACCGCTCTCCGATACGATCTTGTCGGAGCTGAAGTTGCCGGTGGCGGACTTCAGCTCCGCCAGCGAGAACTCAGCGAATCCACCGGCGGCAGCTCCgttcacggaggaggagcggCGGTGGCCGTGCTGCAGCTGCTGGTGATCCTTCTCCGCCGCGCGCGGAGGATACCCCTTAGATAAGCAGCAGCCCATGGCGACTCGGTTGAGTTGACTCACACGCGCAGCTgaaattgttgaatcaatctgTAGCTCGGAAAATCAATCACAGAATCATATCATATGGCTTGAGTTTTAGTTACAGAGGATGAAATTGTTGGGATTTGCACTATTTTGATTTGCAAATGCGAATTTTATAAGTATACTTTTTTGGcaataaaaatttaaagaattCGTTCGTGCGTGCTAAGATATGTGGAGAAAAAGGGTTTCAAAAGTTTTAATCTTTGGAAGATAAATCATACTtctaccttttcttttccttcttctcagctttttccttttctattttGTTTTCAGTTTTTCATCATCACAATATTTGCAACGAATACATTCTTCTTGTTTCTGTGAAGTCATATTTGTCGGTTAAATTTTGTCTATATTGGGTAATAAACTAGCAGCGAGTTACTAGtatttatgattaaattttgtatatattGGGCTGTGCGTGATTGGATAATATAATACTCcgtagtatttttatttttgactaCTAATAACATCTTtaacatttatttgtttttcacTTGATTTTTTGTAGTAATTCAAATATATgaatattacattttttaagaATACGCTGTCAAATGTTTTAATTTGCTAAAGTTCATAAATAAAGGAGAAAATACTAAAATGACGTCGTATTCGTCAAAAATACTaactttagaaaaaaaaaatgaatcatTAGATGACGTCATTTTCGACAACATTCccagagcatctgcaacggtgagcAGGACGGCAtctgtccgtccgtccgtgccaccggcacggagacgctgtccgccgctgcgctcacgcagctggcacggcgctgctcgatgcatcgagcacgtccgtgccaacgagcAGGTGACATGGCCGGCgctttagggcgccccttagaaggtggaagggcaggaggataaaatgctgacgtggcggtgcatagagcgggctttagggcgccccttagagcatgcacaacggtggacgCAGGCCACGtgtccgtccgcgccgctggcaaggacgaggctCGCCGCCATGCCAGCGAGCATGCGAagtggcggcacgcgattgggcaacggcatagccgttgcgtttgaattttttattttttatttatttaatttttaaaaatgataaaaaaaaatgaaaaaaaaatccaaatcacaaaaatatggccgttttttcccgtttttctgatttttttttcccccaaaatcatctataaatacacacattcatcgtCCATTCATCACTTCAAATCATccctcattcatctctcattcataattctcatacaaactatcaacacattcatccctcactcaaaacatcaaatggatttcacccatcttatggcggaagaggagcgcgaagaacaagaatactacgaacaacatcgggCCGCTTACGAAGcgtatgtcgcggcgaatacccccgctccccCTCCTCAaggaactagatcaactcgccgctacatccatcgtgaccgggagggagctcACGAAAgactcgttgccgactattttacttaccagccgcggtttccggcagattacttcatgcgccgttttcgcatgtcaaagcgcatGTTCATGccaattgtcaacacattgtccgcacgtgttgaattcttccaaacaggtccagatgcagccggccggcaaagtatcacaccgttgcaaaagtgtacgtgtgccatccgacaactcgctactgggcaaacggccgacctcttcgacgagtatttgcatgtcggtgagtccactggaatcctttgtctaaagaatttttgcgagggagTTCGTTcaactttcggtgatgaatttcttcgggtacccaccaccgatgattgccaacggttgcttagtattcacgaatcagtccatgactttcccggaatgcttggcagcattgactgcatgcattggaggtggaagaattgcccgattgcttggagggggcaacacttaagcggtcacaaaggtggcggcccaacacttatccttgaggcggtcgccgactaccgcctatggatttggcatgcatatttcggcgttgacggatccaacaacgacttgaacgtgctctattcttcaccactcttcaatgatgtgatgaatgtatagcaccggcgatcgacttcaccgtcaacggaactacataccacatgagttactatctcgccgatggtatctacccaatgtggttgactttcgtgaagacgctcagcaacccgcatgACCCTAGACAGGTTCTTTTTgagcagcgtcaagagtctgcgcggaaagacgtcgaaagagtcttcggggtccttcaagcccgattcaacattgtgaaggccccggctcggctgtggtacgtgaataatatcgtcgacatcatgttcacgtgtattatcttacacaacatgattatagccgacgaatgaccgagggcggctagcttctacgacgaggatgaagccgaaagctcaaccgcgaggtctcccccacgccaaggtgtgcatacgacggttggccagaggatcgagacaaggcacacaatgcgcgatacccgacccacattcagctacaagaagacctaatcaaacacatgtgggcgaaattcggcaacgagtagtggtttttttaattttaggattttaattatgtaattttttatttttaggattttaattatgtctttttaaatttatttgtaatttgtaatgttatttcggtttttttaatgaattttcatattatggaaatgtttttgtttaattgaattttaaattgaattgtgttcgtccttgcggaagagcacagctgtgggtgttgtgctcttgccagagagcaggaaGGAATAGTGGcaccgggcccacaaccgtgctcgctggcaagagcacggttgtggatgctcttagggcgccccactgtggatgccctaataaGAGGCACATTTTATTATTTCGATCCATGCCACAATAAGAAtcgcatttcacttttaccacaaaatagtagtagtagtagtagatagttctcacaatccactaactcacttcactcaaattctaatataaaatcaatataaaaaatggacctcatattccactaacttttctaattcattattctttatatttcttaaaattcgtgctcaCACCAAATGTAACTCATATTAtcagatggagggagtaataattttctGGCACTGCCCTGAATCAAGGgcttaatatttattttctactaCTAATTTAAGagcaaatgacaaaaaaaattatcaattatatcataattttactatttttctcaattgtctcgtaacaaaaaaaaatcatcaatgcTATGTTTCTAAATTTATCAACATAATGCATATATATGTAAAAATTAAAGACATATTAACTAAATGTATAAAATTACATCGTTTAAAATAGTTGAATGTTTTGTTCAGACGGTATTTTCCGTTTTCCAAAAACGTACTCGTACAAAATTTCTCCCAAATCATAGACTATGAGACAATAGAGAAAAATATGAAAGTTATATAATgaccaatttttaaaattatgaattagaCTGTAATTTAACTaaactttatgatttttttgtcatttgcccataatttaattattctcaAAATGGTCAAGTCTAAGAAACACCCTCATGTGagaattttactaaaataaagcCAACAGAACTTCCAaagaaaatactactacttaTCTAATCACGTCTATAAAAATTGCTCTCTCCATCCGTCATAACTTGTCACTAGCTTCCTTTTTGATCCATATGAAATACttgtcacatttactttttattatttttagtaatggaatATATATTCCATCAACTCATTctcattaatattttattataaaatcaatataaaatgtATGATCAACATTTTTAACCACTTTTCTTcgtatttcttaaaacatgtatGGGTCATCTGTGAGAGATTACAGTACAACCAAATAAGGAAATAGAGTCGGTCGACATGCAAGTATTATTGTGATTGTTCTGTTCTAGAAATAATTGCTGGCCAAATCATTTTCCACAAGACGAAATTTTGTCTATAATTCAATGAGAGTGGGGTAGATGAGAAATTGAGAATGGATCGAAGTCGAACATATATTGATTAGGATCACTGTCTTTCAATTCAAGTACGTTTATTTGCATCATTTCTTT contains:
- the LOC121810309 gene encoding serine/threonine-protein kinase BSK1-like, translated to MGCCLSKGYPPRAAEKDHQQLQHGHRRSSSVNGAAAGGFAEFSLAELKSATGNFSSDKIVSESGEKAPNVVYEGRLHNQRWIAVKKFTKMAWPDPKQFAEEAKEVGKLRHKRLANLIGYCCDGDERLLVAEFMPNETLAKHLFHWENQTPEWTMRLRVALYIAEALDYCTREGRPLYHDLNAYRVLFDENGDPRLSCFGLMKNSRDGKSYSTNLAYTPPEYLRNGRVTQESVVFSFGTVLLDLLSGKHIPPSHALDMIRGKNILLLMDSHLEGNFSTEEATAVFDLASQCLQYEPRERPKTTDLVSTLAPLQNKNDVPSYVMLGIPKQEETPSPPPHPLSPMGDACSRMDLTAIHQFLVMQHYKDDEGTNELSFQEWTQQMRDMLDARKRGDLAFRDKDFKTAIDCYSQFIDVGTMISPTVHARRSLCYLMCDQPDAALRDAMQAQCIYPDWSTAFYMQAVALAKLDMHKDAADMLNEAAMLEEKKQRSGKGS